The Paracholeplasma morum sequence AGTGGAAGACGTTTTAAAGGAACAAGAAGCGAAATTAATGGAAATTTCTGGAATTTCCACAGAGCAAGCACAAGCTATTATTATGGAACGAGTTAGACATGATATGGCTGAAGAAATCTCTTTATTTATCAAAGATGAAGAAGAAAAAGCAAAAGTTGAAGTAGATAGCAGAGCGAAAAATCTATTAACACTTGCAATTCAAAAGTATGCAAGTGAAACAACAAGCGAAAGAACCGTTTCGGTTGTTACTTTACCAACAGATGAAATGAAGGGGCGTATTATCGGCCGTGAAGGACGTAATATTCGCACCATAGAGGCATTAACCGGTGTTGACTTGATTATTGATGACACACCCGAAGCAGTTGTACTTAGCGGATTCGATCCAGTTAGACGCGAGGTTGCGAAACGTGCCTTGAGTTCATTGGTCGAAGATGGAAGAATTCATCCAGGTCGTATTGAAGAAGTTGTCGAAAGAGCACAACAAGAAGTCGATATGTTCATTAGAGAAGCTGGAGAAAATGCAGTATTTGAAACTGGTATTGGTAAATTACACCCTGATTTGGTGAAATTGCTTGGCCGTATGAGTTTTAGAACCAGTTATGGTCAAAACGTATTAAAACACTCAATTGAAACAGCCTTTTTGGCAGGTAAATTAGCTGCTGAACTAGGTGAAAATGAAGTACTTGCAAAACGTGCTGGATTACTACATGATATCGGTAAAGCCGTAGACCATGAAGTTGAAGGCTCACACGTTGAAATCGGTGTATCTTTAGTTTCTAGATACCATGAACCAAAAGAAGTAATCGATGCGATTGCCTCTCACCATGGTGACAAGGAACCTGAATCGATCATTGCTGTATTAGTAGCAGCTGCAGACGCATTAAGTGCTGCAAGACCTGGTGCTAGAAGCGAATCGATGGATAACTACATCAAACGTTTAGAACAACTTGAACAAATCTCAAATAAAGTATCTGGTGTTGAACGCTCATTCGCTATCCAAGCAGGTCGCGAAATCCGCGTTATTGTTAAACCAGACGAAGTTGACGATTTATCAACCTTTAAGGTTGCACGTGAAATTAAAGAACAAATTGAAGCAACACTTCAATATCCAGGAACCATCAAAGTTACTGTTGTTAGAGAAACGCGTGCCACAGATATTGCAAAATAAAAGGGGCGAAAGCTCCTTTTTCTTCATTAGGAGGACAAAATGAAA is a genomic window containing:
- the rny gene encoding ribonuclease Y, with the protein product MEALIIIVSVLLGIAAGTGIGFYLRVKMHEKSLRITREAAEKIVEDGRKEAEKLKKEAILEARQDIYNQKREFERDMKERKQVVIDLETKITQRDEMLNRRSANLDKREEFLGQKEVKLDEKKQELEQLNSKVEDVLKEQEAKLMEISGISTEQAQAIIMERVRHDMAEEISLFIKDEEEKAKVEVDSRAKNLLTLAIQKYASETTSERTVSVVTLPTDEMKGRIIGREGRNIRTIEALTGVDLIIDDTPEAVVLSGFDPVRREVAKRALSSLVEDGRIHPGRIEEVVERAQQEVDMFIREAGENAVFETGIGKLHPDLVKLLGRMSFRTSYGQNVLKHSIETAFLAGKLAAELGENEVLAKRAGLLHDIGKAVDHEVEGSHVEIGVSLVSRYHEPKEVIDAIASHHGDKEPESIIAVLVAAADALSAARPGARSESMDNYIKRLEQLEQISNKVSGVERSFAIQAGREIRVIVKPDEVDDLSTFKVAREIKEQIEATLQYPGTIKVTVVRETRATDIAK